The following is a genomic window from Myxocyprinus asiaticus isolate MX2 ecotype Aquarium Trade chromosome 38, UBuf_Myxa_2, whole genome shotgun sequence.
atttaaatcatatctatgaatttgtagttcctatttgctgaattattattgctgtttttagacaactattaattataataactataaaaccagcaatgataatgatgataatattgataaaaataatggaatctgagtaaatattaatatgaattaaaatccatctgctcaacagcaaggatTGGTATCAAGCCTCAGAAAAccattcacaaaaccaacaatgtTACTAGCTTTCTCcatagcttatttttaatttttaaattttttatctttctttgtctcaaggggctgggtgctctgacatcgcaatttgtgagtgccttctcccatgcaatgaACATTGCGTAAAATTAGCATGATTTTGCAAAAATTCTGGTTCATTACACCAGGGCAGTTCTGagctgaaatgtccactgtgtggccctaaaagcaagtgaaattttTTCCCgaacagacaaggtttttaaaggggacatattatgcccctttttacactaTGTAATATAAGtttcaggtgtccccagaatgtgtctgtcaagtttcagctcaaaatttctcacagatcgtttattctaccatgcctttatacTCCTGTTTTGTAGCCTTGCTCCAAACGGGCTGTTTaagtgtctgtagctttaaatgcaaaagagctgctgctccccacaccgctttctggaagtgggctgtgcctgtcctgctggtgccatggatacccCGGCGACAACAATGCAGGAGAACCAATATGGCTGCTACTGAAAACACCGGCGTTCAGCTGTACATGTTTGATGATTTGTGTTACTTTTTTGTAGTGTTATTTTAGCTGTTTTGCTACGATGGATGATGTGTTGTTTGGTGTCTAACGCCAACTTTAGCTTTCTCTGCTTTCCATTGTAGGGAACAGTACTTCTTCAATAAGCAACACACACTAAGTACTGTAATGACGTTTGCTAAGCACAATGTAGTGGCATGATACATTTAGTGTAACACTCATTTTTTAATTATGGTACAGGTACTCATGTGGAAACTGTGAAACGTAGCAACTcgttacacaaagcacaatgttttcacaacaagcATTTTTCACGCAAcgtgcaaacaagcaaattcagaaagccaaattgcaaacCTAAAGTATAAAGTGTGAAACTTATgacttgcaaatctgaagttgggtcacAGAGAGTTGgaagcaaatccagccttgtgttgaccCTCGCTGATGAAGCAGTTCGACGTAAAATAGTTTGCACAAACATATAGGGATTTTCCTATTGTTGTGGGCACAGTGCcatcaaaaataaaactaatccactgggtcttcagtggctctgatgccaggAGTACATAAAGACTCTTGTGTTCGCTCttgcagccaacaacagaacatttGGCATGTTTACCTCATAGCTGGGACATCCTCAAGTTAGCACAAGTGGCTCTAGCAAGGAGATAAATATGGCGGAGTGTGCGCTGCTTgctcaggttttaatgagggcTTATCTAAGCTACTCGGGCGGATCTCTTCACCAGCTGTGGGCGGTACCTTTCCCCTTTTAACAtcataaggggctgcaaacctGACTGGCTCGTTTggagacactgttttttattgatggggaaaggaaagaaacgagaggatggtcttttaccatacTTTGTGAttgtctacacacactggggatacataattatgttaaaaaaaatgggaaaaagtggattttgcacaatatgtcccctttaaggttaatgttctatcaagatttaaatcaacaaaacagacctccctaccctaaaccttaaacctaatcctaactgatagtgtcataaaaagcaaatgtgagatgtaaaacacaatttctgaagcaaccaagtcattttgtggtgcttctaaacACTTTGGGCTGACGTGTCAAtccgcgtgctcttcaggactcgtaccccagtcctttgtattgcatatgcaaggttgggagggttacttttgaaatgtattccactacagattacagaatacatgctgtaaaatgttatttgtaacgtattccattagattactcaaggtcagtaacgtattctaaatactttggattacttcttcagcactgtagattttttcacttgttttgactataaaaactctgccagtacaaaatacacgttaaaaatacattctctgaaaaacctaaatatcttatgctgtgttgtttccaaaacaagatcaatcaaactgatcatgttttaaggatttttagatatttttacaggaaaacaatacaaaaattgttatcaagaatacgatttttgccctaatataagaggtcttactagaaaagaaattatgatctaacatgaattttcttgataatagaaatggcattttatcttagcgtaaagctgacaatttacacaaggtttatttctatttcttctactccaaacttacttcaaacttacttctctgtctgctcgtatgaatgtaacatcataagaaagaatgcactttggatcgcatcatttatatggataaatgttttccatctgaaaggactaaatattaaatgaaacaaatgacaataaaatgcaaagtaatctcttcagtaatcaaaatactttttgaatgtaactgtattctaaataccaatgatttaaattgtaactgtagtggaatacagttacttatattttgtattttaaatacataatcccgttatatgtatttcattactccccagccctgtgcatatgcaacactctatcagttgggCTACCACGCAATtagatcacacttaaacaagcttgtaaatgttgttggttatgtaatgcaagtgttaaaatgagccatgtgctatagtaaaagtgtttagatgtcataagatagcattgtgtgaggaacagggcaaaaaataagtgtttatggaCTGATAATCTTCTGTTTTACTGGTGATTTGtctgaaaggggataaaagtcattgttttagcgcctctagtgttcatttcacctggaaattgctgtgttatgtacaacaggccacataaaaataattttgcaaaatatagttattgtaacatgattctttgtcCAGGCTGCGAATGCCagtgggggagaaatatgacagttgtCAGAGACCGTAAAAAGGCGACTTtcaaaccaatcgaatttaacaacatcctctctcttgatttcattctagctaggaaaaagttacttttaactttttttaatacttaagtacaatttaatgtgaatacttttttactttcactcaagtatttttgtggctagatacttggacttttaattgagtaaaattttcactcagtatccatactttcacttaagtataatttctgagtactttttacacccctgctgGTGcccaatttgtatttatttatttttgttaaataatccttaataatacttaataattatcactgtttttcttatttttaggaTAACTATTGGAACAAACATCCAATGTTATTATTACATTCACTGGactctttattaggaacacctgtacaccttcatgtgattatctaatcagctactcctgtggcagcagtgcaatgcataaaatcatgcagatatgggtcaggagcttcagttaatgttcacatcaaccatcagaatgggggaaaatgtgatctcaatgatttcgaccatggcgtgattgttggtgccagtcgggctggtttgagtatttttgtaactgctgatctcctgggattttcacgcacaacagtctctagaatttactcagaatggtgccaaaaagaagaaaaaattcagtgcgtggcagttctgcagacggaaacgccttgttgatgagagaggtcaacggagaatggctagaatggtttgagctgacagaaaggctacggtaactcagataaccactctgtacaattgtagtgagcagaatagcagcatctcagaatgcacaacacattgaaccttgaggtggatgggcacttttttaggaccataatgttcctaataaagtgctcagtgagtgtaggtgGATAATGACATCTTAAATTCTAGCTAATTATCTACTGATAAACAGTCAATGAATTACCACTGGCGATTACTATTCACTAGAATTACAGGCCTAATAATTGCATGGCAAAAAAAGGACCAAGTCACTAAAAGTAAATGAAGATATTTGCGAAAGCTCTGGTGCAAAATTAAGCCTCTAAATTACTCCAAAGCACAAGTATGCTACATAATACATGTAACCCTTATTTGCTCTTTCACTGGGAATTGCATTACAGGGTAACTGAACTCAACAGGGACTGTCCAATTATGATGTAACACTTTAGAATTATAACTtagataaaatattataatagcaATATAACATTATATACTGCTTCACAGATCTTTAGTCAATCTAATGTCTTGTAATGCAGAAATGGAATGAAACTTTGATTTAATTTTCTAGTAGCCGGTATGAAAATGCATATAAaaatgttaagcattatataacgTTTATTGAATTACTTATTAATGAAAGTTGGATATTTACAAATATGTCTTATTGCTATTAAATCACATATCGAAAGAATGTGTAccacactgaagaaacagcacaCCCTCGTCtcgtaaagagagagagagggagagggagaaacACTCACACAAATGCTCACATGTTCGTTGAGCGCGACACACTGGAACGCACCCAGTGCGCAAATATTCAACCCCCGTCAGAACCAACCCGAACACCAAGCATTCTCTATTTCTGCCTCCTGCGCGCGATTTTCGGTAACAAAGCATGTCTTGGCTTTGTGTGGTCCATAACTGCCCCATCAAGAGGACAACTGAAGAAACAGACAAAAGACATGTAAATAATCTTAGagttttaaaagttaaagcatCATTTTTGGCATGATACGTTTGGTGTGGACTTATGTTTGCCCGATTACGCAGCGCTTCACATTGGAGGTTACAAGTTCGAAGTCGACGCGCGTCTTGGATAAAAATACGCGTGGAAATGGGGAATCGCTTCCAAACCTATCCAGAATGGATTTAACTACCATCACCTTCTCCTCGGTGAACTCATCCGCGGATACTAACGGCACGAGCGCACAGAGACCTCCGCCACATTCCCAGTGCGTGGCGTTGATGATCATTCTCGTGGTCACCGTGATCATCTTGGTGACCATCGTGGGGAACGTGTTAGTCGTGGTTGCCGTTTTCACCAGCCGCGCGCTGCGTGCGCCACAGAACCTCTTTCTGGTATCTTTGGCGTCTGCTGATATTTTGGTGGCCACTTTGGTCATCCCGTTCTCCCTTGCCAATGAAGTGATGGGCTACTGGTACTTCGGGAGCACCTGGTGTGCCTTCTACCTGGCTCTGGACGTGCTCTTCTGCACGTCATCCATCGTCCACCTCTGCGCCATCAGTTTGGACAGATACTGGTCGGTGACCAAAGCGGTCAGTTATAACCTCAAGAGGACCCCACGGAGAATCAAGAGCATGATCACGGTGGTGTGGGTCATTTCGGCTGTGATCTCCTTCCCACCGCTTCTCATGACCAAACACGATGAGCTGGAGTGCTTGCTTAACAACGAGACCTGGTACATCCTCTCATCCTGCGTGGTGTCGTTTTTTGCGCCTGGTCTCATCATGATTTTGGTCTACTGTAAGATTTACCGGGTGGCCAAACAGCGCGCGTCCACCGTGTTCGTGGCCAAGAACGGGATGGAGCGACAGCCGTCGCAGTCAGAGACATGCTTCGTGCGCAAGTCGGGCAAGTCTGAGGTGGAGAGCCCCAGCAGCCACAGTTCGGGCAGTCGCGAGCGCAAAGGCGAGCTAGACGACATCGACCTGGAGGAGAGCAGCTTCTCCACCAAACACAGGAACTCGCGCTTCACCAAGAGCAGAAAAGTGGAAGGGGCAAATCCGTGCCCAAAGCCAAATGGACGCCTGTCGTGGGCATGTAGCCGCGCATCGGAGCTCGATCTAGAACCGAAGGCGCGACAGCTCTCCTTATCCAAGTCGAAACTGGCACAGATGCGCGAGAAACGCTTCACCTTCGTGTTGGCTGTGGTCATGGGGGTGTTCGTGCTCTGCTGGTTCCCTTTCTTCTTCACCTACAGTCTTCATGCCATTTGCCGTGAAAGTTGCACAATACCGGATTCTCTATTTAACCTATTTTTCTGGATTGGCTACTGCAACAGCTCAGTGAACCCTATAATATATACCATCTTCAACAGAGACTTTAGGAAAGCATTCAAGAAGATTATGTGCCAGAAACCTGTACGCACGTAAATGTACATGTATATGTATTGGCGCGTGTGTATTGTATACGTTAACGTTTTGTTTACCTGTGTATTTGTGTGCGGGCGCGCGCTCAAAACTGAGAGACTTGTGCGCGCGCGTCCGTGTCTCTGTAAATAGCGTTACATTTATTGATCTCTggagtttttcattgttttttttttgtttttttttggcccgTTTAGTGCATTCTACTTCAGTTTTACATGTATTATTCATGGCAGCACATTTTCGAATGGAATTAGTACAACACTGTCTCGAAAAGCTGGACACAGAGTATGACACAAAATATGACACAGAGACTTTTTGATTTAATCATGATCCATTGTATAAGAGCGTAAATGTGaggcattttaaaataaagtttttgaaaatgcattttaggGCCATTGTTCATGAGAACAGCTGACATAAATATTTAGCtgttaaaatgtctgaatatgtTTGAACAACCGTTGCACATTTGAagctaattttttttacagtcttGAAGTGACACTGCACAATCAGGACTGGCAGCCATCCTTGCCGTTGTCCTCGGTCCTGATGGGATTCAAAGGCCTTGAAAGTAAACCTGGTGGTGAATTGGTGTCATTTAACCACCGAAAAGCAAAAAAGTCCTAAAATGCATGGCATATCCATTTTTGCTCCCATCATaggggtcaatgacgtgacgctcatttttttatttattttttgtccggATCTATTTAGTTatccaaaaacacatttaaatatatatatatatatatatatatatatataaaaaaaaaaaaaattactgagttcaatgtaattttgatctttttttctggggcttaaagtaaaaaaaaaatgtcaggtgGTGCCCTGAGACACCTGGACAcacgcgagttcgaatccagtgcgtgctgagtgattccagccaggtgtcctaagcaaccaaattggcccggttgctagggagcacagagtcacatggggtaacttccttgtgtttgctataatgtggttcactgtAGGTGGGgagcgtggcgagttgtgcgtggatgctgcagagaatagcctgaagtctccacatgcactatgtctccgcagtaaagcgctcaacaagccacgtgataaaatgcgcagattgacggtctcagacacggaggcaactgagattcgtcctccatcactggattgaggtgagtcactagccaccacgaggacttccaaattggggacaaaaagggagaaagaaaaaaaaaggaaaagaaatgaTGGCATGAGTAGTGAGTTAGGATGAGTAGtctatttcattattatttattaagtaAGCACTGAAactatattgtttttaattattattaatatttaaaaacttttgttCAAAGACATCAAAGACATTTGGTgcaaccaacatgtaggttgccattttgttgtcatgtgactaattatttttcttttaaataaaaaaataaacagagcaaCCCTTAAGACTGTgtgaagtaaaaataaataaataaattcattttttaataaaaaggcacattttgtgtggggaaaaaaaaaaacctcttttatatttttgacttcttaattatatttttttaaaaataatgttacattCAAAATATCTttcaaaactttatttaaattaatgattaagtacACTCATGCATTCAAGGTGCAAGAAAAGTATTATAATAGCTTTTACTTGATGGCTACACCACaagtcattatatatatatatatatatgtatatttgtagaaaatgctataaaagtgtttcaaacatttacaaaaccaaactggacacaattattacatttctatgaatttcgtgtttgttttaaaagatttctaagtTTTatcaccttatttgtcaatgacacaTAGACTGCATAAACTGACAAGAAAAACTGGaagttttaaatataaatttgagTATCCTAATTTTCATGTAATTTATATGTTAATGTATCCATAGCAATTCAATGAATAGCATTCACATCTCAGCTGAACTGAACAGTTGTATGTCAAATGTCAACTAATAAGTAATACCCTGAAATCTCTGAAAACAGGCCTCTATTGCCAGATATGGATAAAGTGTAGTAGCACGTTGAAGGAATAGttccacccaaaaattattttttttaatctcatttactcaaccttatgccatcccagatgtgtatggctttctttcttcagcagaacaaaaattaagatttttagaagaatttctcaaatCTTTTGGCCCATAAaatccaagtgaatgggtgccaatattttgaatctccaaaaatcacataaatgtaataatccacatgactccagtggttaaatcaatgtcttctgaagcaatatgataggtgtggctgagaaacagatcaatattttagtaaattttcactatactgtaaattctcctccctgcccagtcaatctccactttaactttcaccttcacattcttcttcttgtgtttttggtgattcacattgttTATACATATGctacctactggacagggagaagacTTTCTAGCAAACatggacttaaatgttgatctttttctcacccacacttatcacatcatgtctgaaaatatggatttaaccactggagtcatatggattacttttatactacctttatgtgctttttggagcgtcaaagttttggcacccattcacttgcactgtaaggaccaacagagctgaaatattcttctaaaaatcttaatttgtgtcctgcagaagaaagaaagtcatacacatcttggatgttatgacggtgagtaaatgatgagagaattctcctttttggatgaactatccctttaatgctagaAGAAGCACACAGAACAGGTTTTCCTGCCCTGAAAGAATTAGATTAGTGTTATTATGCTGTCATTTCCTGGGGCAAATATCAAAGGCAAAATGATTTACATCTCAGTTTGAGCTTGTTTCTCCTTATCTGGTGAGTAATCATATCCATGTTGTTCCTAATcatattatttttgtgtcattAACTCAAATATTATAAAAACCTCAGTATGGTGTTGTATCCTTCTTTTCTGGCATCAACTAGAATCAAGTGACCTAACTAGAAACACAAAGTTATAGCAAAGGCAATTTTGCTCTCCTCCTTGAAAGCTATTGAAAAAACCTGAGAGACTTCAAATGAAAGATGAAAATGAAACAGAATAGCAGAAAGCAGGGAcagtgtaaaatgtgtaaaatcttgCCCACAATGTATACCGTGTTCCGCTCTTTACTTACCCCACACAAAGGCTACTGCTGTTTAACAACAAAAAGCACAATGCTGTGATAGACACACCATGTTGGATGCTacatggaatagttcaccccaaattacaattgttagagactgacagtctcagtcaccaaccacttttattgtatggaaataaaatgcaaagtaagtGAACGGTTACTGAgactaacattgtgcctaacatcttcttttgtgttccactggaaaaaagaaaaatggtaaaaaattttggaacaacatgagggtgagtaaattatgacagaatattcatttttgggtgaccatTTATGTTTGTGGAAAGACAGCAATGCAAGACACTCATGTTACTTTTGGAGTGTTCAATCATCAAATCCcatatgaaattaaaaaaaaaaaaaaaaaaaaaaacttaattgctTGCTTTAGCTCCATGCTTTGACATTGCATTTTGGCAGCACTCTCAATCAAAAACTCAGGCAGGAAGCTTAATAAATGTTTCAGAGGACCATTATAGCAGTCGGTTGTAGTCCAggccacaaaacacacacacaaatgaacaaaacacatgcTGAAATTACTAAAACCAAGGTTGCATCGATTTTTCATGCACACTGATGACTGTTAGAAGAAGGAGCGAGAGAAATCACATGAGAGTCTTGATTTCCCTGGAACAGGGTCAGATCGGAAGAGGCCGGGGGCGGGCAGCAGCTCCAGCACACACTAATCTGAGGAGGGCCAGTATTGTGTGCCGCAGCACAGAGGGAGACGATGTGATTCCACAAAATGTTTATTCCTTACAGGAATGTGTGCAACCTCAGAACAAAACAACTCGTCTTGTTGCAATTAGGTTACAAATGAAAAATAAGTCATGACAGATATTTTTGCTTCGTCATCACATGGCCATCATGCCCTGTGCCATTTTTGTTTGGTTAAACTGTTTGGTTTAAGGAAATTATGTcataatatatattttggggCAGAGCAGTCTCAAGACAGAGGCGTTACCATCACAACTTTGTACCTGCATCAATATAATGTCCTTTTCATTTCATTCCGAGTCACAGACTCGTCAATCTTCGTATATTTATTGCGtttaacaataatattttttttatacttatgAATATACTAGTTTAGTTAAATTTTAAGCCTAGCAATATTTCAGATCCCCAAACACAACCCATATtcataaacctaaccaattatcaacaatataaacatttaacaGACACGTAAATTtagtcacaataattttagtTACATTAACCCCACATCCacccttaaccctaaacctgaacaattatcaacaatataaaagatgtAACAAGTAGATAAATGTCAcactttaaatttacatttttaaaaatgacaaaaaaacactataaaagtattcaaaatgactcatgctgcatttcagtgctgaaaatgtttctctccatgaAGGCAGTCATACAGTATCTCATTCAAAAAATAGACATCCTTTAAAAAACAATCGGCTTGTTGAGGCGGCTATGAGTGCAGGTCGGGATATGAGTTTTACAGCAGATGGGGAGGATGATTGTTGAATAGAggcttaaatatggatctgttcctcacaaatgGCCTCGGAAGATCCGGAATACAGCGCACAAATAgcatggtttacttttatgatcatttttatggtgcttttctcatTTTATGAGAGAACTcccttaaacaaaataaaaatgaaatggtaaagcaatgaataaatgatgactacatttcagttcatttaaattttaaaagaaGCCTTGGGTAAAGTATTGAAATCCTCCGAAATGAGTTGAATACGGCATCAGAGACATTTTTGAAACAGACAAAGGACAACATTTTGGGGGAGCAGGCAAAAAGTTGCCAAAATGACATAGCGTTGTGAGAGTGTATTGATTTTGGACAATAAGATAATTGCTGTTGTGTCAAAATAAGCAAGTTCATGAGATCTTACTTATATGGACTGTGTCCAAAACTTGAAAGATGCTGTATAGGAATGTAGGAATGTCTGAATCCAATATTTGCATAACATCCTGTCTGCTAAGATGGCTTCGTGTAGTCAGTTTTTGAAGGGAGCATAGATGTAGCCTTCACTGTCTATTATATCCCATAATCAAGTGTCTGTGGTTTGGTAGTTGGTGGAAAGAACAAAAAGTGGCATCTGAGTGTCTGAAAGAAAATATGTTAATTCattcataaatgtacatttattattataattttttttttcaacttagaATTCCATCTATACTAATAAATAAACCTTGTAGGAACATAAATATTTGCTTTGTTATCTCTAAAGTTCATTTGAATGTTCTGGACCATCAGATGTGACATTATGGTGCCTTTGAAGCTAGCCTAATATAGGAGGTAGGCCTACTTtcatacaagaaaaaaaaaaactgtctatttaaggaatattccaggttcaatacaagtaaagctcagtcaaaagcatttgtgccaaaatgttgaataccacaaaaatttattttgacttgtccttttctttaaaaaaaaaagcaaaaatctgggttccagtgagacacttacaatggaagtgaatggggccaatcaataaacatttaaatactcactgtttcaaaagtatagacacaagacataaacaatatgcatgttaacatgattttagtgagataaaatcgctAACTTACCTTTTTTACATAAAGGTAtccaattttgttgccatgacgacataatgcaaTAAACCCCAATGAACAtaaaaatgaagaataaataaacTCTACAGCTACAATAAtacttttaacagaagatttaatgtaagtgcttttataaaattataagcttcacatttctgcctttaaactatccaaaaatgggccccatttactcccattgaaagtgcctcactgaaaccttggtttaaaaaaaaaaaaaaaaaaatttaaggagGAAAGAGAatatttgttgtggtaatcaacattaaagcACAaattgctgtcaactgagcttaatatGTATTGAACAAGGAATATTCCCTTAAGTCATTGACTGGGCAGCAAGGTAGCAGCAAGGACATTCCAAATACAATCTAGTGATATTTGAGCAGTGACACTggcctttaatttttttgtatgtttcaCTAGTTCAACACTTGAATGAGCATGAGCATGTGACTTGACTTGAGCTCATAAGAGCCGTCCACTATGGACAGCAAGGTTTACCCTATTCAAGGATTATATGAACATGTAAACTACTGACATTTTTGTGCTGTGATCAGCAGGATTAGATTTCAAACCTTTGTTAGAACTCCATTAAACAAATGTAGTATGTAGCAGATGCATTTAAAATGAGAGTCATAATGTTGAGAGGACCTGAACAAGTGCTAATTGGGCAGTTTTTCCTAGGTTTCTCTAAAGCGGAATCACCAGTGTGAATGGGTTTTAATTCCTGAAATATGTATCTTCAGGGGGCTAAATcaagaaacatactttatgctcTTGCATATTCATTCAGAGTATGATTGCCTCATTCCGAAAACCCCAAGGTTGCCTTTCAAGGGTGTCAGCTGTGTTTTGAGTGAGAGGCTAACACGATTAGCTTTGAGAGTTCCTGAAGACATAACAGCGGTGTTGTCATTTGTCACTTGTCAGCTTGTTTTAGCTTTGTCATGATGCAGTTTAATTTAAGTCAAACCTCTTAGGAGACTTTTTATTAATACTAAtaactctttaaaataaaattactaaacacaatGTGCTATGCCAGAGAACATGTCTCTGCAACTGTTTCAAATATTTTCCATCCGCTTATATTTCATATTCTTTCGAGTAGCTGCATGGGAAAGCTTCAAAAGTCTCTCAGTTCTTCCCAGTCTCAGATGCATCACCAGGGAATgagttaagtaaaaaaaataacatctgCTGCGAGCTAACCTATGCACAGATGGACctgaaacctttttatttttatataaaaaaagaaattttctTCTCTATGGCTTCTTATTTCATTCTTGAAAAGAATCagtcatcagcaaatgctttagCTTGAATTATTCCACTGTCCTTTCTCCTTTAAAGGTTTCTGAGGATGTTTCAAGAGGAGATTTACAAATCTCTTATATCCTCGAGTTCTTAGA
Proteins encoded in this region:
- the LOC127429403 gene encoding alpha-2Db adrenergic receptor → MIRLVWTYVCPITQRFTLEVTSSKSTRVLDKNTRGNGESLPNLSRMDLTTITFSSVNSSADTNGTSAQRPPPHSQCVALMIILVVTVIILVTIVGNVLVVVAVFTSRALRAPQNLFLVSLASADILVATLVIPFSLANEVMGYWYFGSTWCAFYLALDVLFCTSSIVHLCAISLDRYWSVTKAVSYNLKRTPRRIKSMITVVWVISAVISFPPLLMTKHDELECLLNNETWYILSSCVVSFFAPGLIMILVYCKIYRVAKQRASTVFVAKNGMERQPSQSETCFVRKSGKSEVESPSSHSSGSRERKGELDDIDLEESSFSTKHRNSRFTKSRKVEGANPCPKPNGRLSWACSRASELDLEPKARQLSLSKSKLAQMREKRFTFVLAVVMGVFVLCWFPFFFTYSLHAICRESCTIPDSLFNLFFWIGYCNSSVNPIIYTIFNRDFRKAFKKIMCQKPVRT